Below is a window of Mycobacterium dioxanotrophicus DNA.
AATTGTGCTGCGCCGCCAGCCCGTCCAGCTGCCAGATCGCACAACAACTGCATACACGAACTCAGCAGCGAACTGTGCTGGCGGCCGTGGGATAGCACGTCCAGGGCCACCAGAGCGGGAATGGCGACCCCGGTGGCCAACACGCTGCCGATCGCGGTCAGCCACGCCACGATGCCGAACCTGGGCGCCGAACCGCCGCGGGTGAGGAAGCCTAGCGCCTTTGGCCCCAACGCCACCATCACCATGCTGAAAATCAGCAGGCAGGCGGCGACGCTCACCGCTTCTTCGCCCTGTTCGACCGCCGGGCCAGCGTGCGCAGTGCGGCGCGCAACCGATCGGAGTCCTGCGGATCGATCTGCTCGATGAAGTAGCTGAGTACGAGGTCTGACTGCCCACCGCCGTCGAGGGCCTCACGCATCAATTGAGCCGAGTGTTGCTCGCGGTTCAACGTCGCCCAGTAGCGGTATGCCCGGCCGTCACGGTCGCGCTCCAGCCAACCCTTGGTATGCAAGTTGTCCATCGTCGACATCACGGTGGTGTAGGCGATCCGCCGCTCATCGGCGAGTTCGTCGAAAATGTCGCGTACCGTGACCGGCTCGGGATCACGATTCCAAATGCGATCCATGATGTCGGCTTCGAGTTCACCGAATCCCCGTACGCGCACTATCACCCTCCACGATTGTTGTTGTGAGCCTACCTCGCTGCACCTGTGCTGCGTCGACCCGGCGCGTCGGCAATCACACAACGACGTGCGTCGCAGCGACCGTAGGAATCCTCGCGTGGAT
It encodes the following:
- a CDS encoding BlaI/MecI/CopY family transcriptional regulator, which encodes MRVRGFGELEADIMDRIWNRDPEPVTVRDIFDELADERRIAYTTVMSTMDNLHTKGWLERDRDGRAYRYWATLNREQHSAQLMREALDGGGQSDLVLSYFIEQIDPQDSDRLRAALRTLARRSNRAKKR